A section of the Thermotoga caldifontis AZM44c09 genome encodes:
- a CDS encoding NCS2 family permease, with amino-acid sequence MEKLFRLKEHGTTVRREIIAGITTFLTMAYIVFVNPSILINVIPGASADSSLYAQFFGAFMVATIMGSFIATMIMGLYANYPFALAPGMGLNAYFAFTVCLKMGIDWRVALAAVFVEGIIFIILTVTGARSFVVRAIPASVKLATGAGIGLFIAFIGLKSAGIVVSDPATFVSLGHLSDPNVLVAIIGFFIIAALFAMKIPGAIMIGILASTVIGALPVFGVTKYHGIVGKIPSVAPTFMKMDFNLQALGSATFWMVVFTFFFVDFFDTVGTLTGLAESTGFTKNGEFPRASRAYLADAVGTSVGAIFGTSTVTTYIESSAGIAEGGRTGLTAVTVAVLMLLMLFFSPLAMTVPAAATAPALIFVGVLMMKSLKKVDWDDITEAIPAFITLLMMPLTYSIANGIALGIVTYPIVKALSGKAKQVHWFTWILAVLFVLYLILLRE; translated from the coding sequence ATGGAGAAGCTCTTTCGCTTGAAAGAGCATGGTACGACTGTTCGTCGTGAGATCATCGCTGGTATCACCACCTTCCTGACGATGGCCTACATCGTGTTCGTGAACCCCTCGATCCTCATCAACGTGATCCCCGGAGCAAGCGCTGACAGCAGCCTCTACGCTCAGTTCTTCGGTGCTTTCATGGTCGCCACCATCATGGGAAGCTTCATAGCCACGATGATCATGGGCCTGTACGCCAACTATCCGTTCGCACTCGCTCCGGGTATGGGTCTGAACGCGTATTTCGCCTTCACAGTCTGTCTCAAAATGGGCATCGACTGGAGAGTGGCACTCGCGGCAGTGTTCGTCGAAGGAATCATTTTCATAATCCTGACTGTGACCGGTGCCAGGAGCTTTGTCGTGAGGGCGATACCTGCATCGGTCAAGCTTGCGACCGGGGCCGGTATAGGTTTGTTCATCGCGTTCATAGGCTTGAAGAGTGCGGGTATCGTGGTGAGCGATCCTGCAACGTTCGTCAGCCTCGGCCATCTGAGTGATCCGAACGTTCTGGTAGCGATCATAGGCTTCTTCATCATTGCCGCGCTGTTCGCAATGAAAATACCAGGTGCGATCATGATAGGCATTCTTGCCAGCACCGTGATAGGGGCATTACCAGTGTTCGGTGTGACGAAGTATCACGGCATCGTGGGGAAGATTCCGAGCGTGGCACCGACGTTCATGAAGATGGACTTCAACCTGCAGGCACTCGGCAGCGCGACGTTCTGGATGGTGGTCTTCACCTTCTTCTTTGTGGACTTTTTCGATACGGTCGGAACTTTGACGGGACTCGCAGAATCCACTGGGTTCACGAAGAACGGAGAGTTCCCCAGAGCTTCGAGGGCCTACCTGGCCGACGCAGTTGGAACATCCGTTGGAGCCATCTTCGGAACTTCCACAGTCACGACCTACATCGAGAGCAGCGCGGGTATAGCGGAGGGCGGCAGAACGGGTTTGACGGCGGTCACGGTCGCTGTTTTGATGTTGCTGATGCTGTTCTTCTCACCCTTAGCGATGACGGTACCCGCTGCGGCAACGGCTCCCGCATTGATATTCGTGGGTGTGCTGATGATGAAGAGTCTGAAAAAGGTTGACTGGGACGATATCACCGAAGCGATCCCCGCTTTCATAACGTTGCTCATGATGCCACTGACGTACTCGATCGCGAACGGTATAGCGCTGGGAATAGTGACGTATCCGATCGTCAAGGCGCTTTCGGGAAAAGCGAAACAGGTACACTGGTTCACCTGGATCCTTGCGGTGCTCTTCGTCCTGTATCTGATCCTGCTGAGAGAATGA
- a CDS encoding aldo/keto reductase has translation MQYRDFGKTGVKCSILGFGAMRLPVLNNDESQIDEQEAIRMIRYVIDNGVNYVDTAYPYHRGKSEIVVGKALKDGYRQKVFLATKSPVWQVEKPEDFDRYLDEQLNKLQTDHIDMYLMHALNRQRWEKIKSLKFYEFFERAKAQGKIRFAGFSFHDKYPVFKEIVDGYDGWDFCQIQLNYMDVDYQAGLRGLKYAASKGLPVVIMEPLKGGKLAKLPDKARKILNRHPQRWSDVEWALRWLANLPEVTVILSGMSTFEQVRQNVEIAQRLTVGNLSENELQLIQEVKRTLESYAVINCTECGYCMPCPNGVDIPGNFRVYNETIMFEDFEGGKGIYRWFQSQKIAASFCTKCGECLSKCPQGLEIPSLMEKVHSELGA, from the coding sequence GTGCAGTACAGAGATTTTGGAAAAACGGGAGTCAAGTGCTCGATTCTGGGTTTCGGTGCGATGAGACTTCCTGTGCTCAACAACGACGAGTCACAGATCGACGAGCAGGAAGCCATAAGAATGATCCGCTACGTGATCGACAACGGTGTCAACTACGTCGACACCGCGTACCCTTACCACCGCGGTAAGAGTGAGATAGTCGTTGGGAAGGCTTTGAAGGATGGATACAGACAGAAAGTTTTCCTCGCGACAAAATCTCCAGTCTGGCAGGTGGAAAAGCCCGAAGATTTCGACAGATACCTCGATGAACAGTTGAACAAACTGCAAACCGACCACATAGACATGTACCTCATGCACGCGTTGAACAGGCAAAGGTGGGAGAAGATAAAATCGTTGAAGTTTTACGAATTTTTCGAACGAGCCAAAGCGCAGGGAAAAATCAGGTTCGCTGGTTTCTCCTTCCACGATAAGTATCCCGTGTTCAAAGAGATCGTGGACGGTTATGACGGCTGGGATTTCTGCCAGATTCAGCTGAACTACATGGACGTTGATTACCAGGCGGGGCTCAGAGGACTCAAATACGCAGCATCGAAGGGTCTACCGGTGGTGATCATGGAACCGCTCAAAGGTGGCAAGCTGGCAAAACTGCCGGACAAAGCGAGAAAAATCTTGAACAGACATCCACAGCGATGGTCAGACGTCGAATGGGCCCTCAGATGGCTCGCAAATCTCCCAGAGGTCACAGTCATCCTCAGCGGGATGAGCACGTTCGAACAGGTTCGCCAAAACGTCGAGATCGCACAGCGTCTGACGGTTGGAAATCTGTCAGAAAATGAACTTCAACTGATCCAAGAGGTGAAAAGAACTCTGGAATCCTACGCGGTGATAAACTGCACAGAATGCGGTTACTGCATGCCGTGTCCGAACGGGGTGGACATTCCTGGCAATTTCAGAGTCTACAACGAAACGATCATGTTTGAAGACTTCGAGGGTGGAAAGGGTATCTACAGATGGTTCCAGAGCCAGAAAATAGCGGCATCTTTCTGCACAAAGTGTGGTGAGTGCCTCAGCAAGTGTCCACAGGGTCTTGAAATTCCATCACTGATGGAGAAAGTTCACAGCGAGCTGGGAGCATGA
- a CDS encoding AI-2E family transporter codes for MKNKHFALMYLVIFLVVAKLSPFIVTALIVGLYLSIIVDHLTKFIAIVVKRPRWLSRTISNVVIFMLIAYSAVNFFPVVLREARKVISQIERAVTQIGSLKMPSWVSALLSSLSASFAQSAAGFLNRVVSYVPSFITAAVLVIVTSFIVSSLKKLVKEGVSYLFPDDPQDGKNFLRITYREFERFVGGQVLVAMFVGLFIGFGAFFFKIPSAFFLGVLAFITDFVPYLGVVISAIPLLMLSFTTFGPLGLLIGTVILVAANQLEMWFLAPRIQSGALRIHWFIILLTILLFADLFSFGGILIALPFLIFLKNYWKFYVIKRAR; via the coding sequence ATGAAGAACAAACATTTTGCGTTGATGTATCTGGTGATTTTTCTCGTCGTCGCGAAACTTTCTCCGTTCATCGTGACAGCACTCATCGTTGGTCTCTATCTATCCATCATCGTTGACCACCTCACGAAATTCATCGCGATCGTGGTGAAGAGACCTCGCTGGCTTTCACGGACGATTTCAAATGTGGTGATTTTCATGCTGATCGCCTATTCAGCAGTCAACTTCTTTCCCGTGGTGCTGAGAGAGGCTCGAAAAGTGATCTCTCAGATAGAGAGGGCAGTCACGCAGATTGGCTCTCTCAAAATGCCTTCGTGGGTCTCAGCCTTGCTGAGCAGTCTAAGCGCATCTTTTGCACAGAGTGCGGCAGGTTTTTTGAACCGCGTCGTCAGCTACGTTCCTTCCTTCATCACAGCAGCGGTGCTCGTGATCGTGACATCCTTCATAGTGTCGTCATTGAAGAAACTGGTCAAAGAAGGAGTTTCTTACCTTTTTCCCGACGACCCACAGGATGGTAAGAACTTTTTGCGCATCACTTACAGGGAGTTCGAAAGGTTCGTGGGCGGTCAGGTGCTTGTCGCCATGTTTGTGGGTCTCTTCATCGGTTTTGGAGCTTTCTTCTTTAAAATCCCGAGTGCGTTCTTCCTCGGGGTTCTCGCTTTCATAACCGATTTTGTCCCTTACCTGGGCGTAGTAATATCTGCAATACCTTTGCTGATGCTCTCCTTTACGACTTTCGGACCGCTGGGGCTCCTGATCGGTACCGTCATCCTCGTGGCAGCCAACCAGCTTGAAATGTGGTTCCTCGCTCCAAGAATTCAGAGCGGTGCGTTGAGAATCCACTGGTTTATAATCCTGTTGACGATCCTGCTCTTTGCAGATTTATTCAGCTTTGGTGGTATTCTCATAGCGTTACCCTTTCTGATCTTTCTCAAGAACTACTGGAAATTCTATGTCATCAAACGTGCGAGATGA
- a CDS encoding FAD-dependent oxidoreductase: MRYDVVVVGGGPAGLVAAFTAKKFYKDKKILVVKKIQKELVPCGIPYVFHTLNGVESNYMGVEERFQKAGIDLLIDEVVDGDVSQKKIFTGNGTEIEYDKLILATGSVPAVPKIPGVELENVFTVSKDANYLRTVLEKTKNSKNVVIIGGGFIGVEVADELKRSGKNVAIVEMMDCLLPVSFDPDFGELARKEIEAENVKVYTSTKVVEIFGSKVVQGVTLDNGERIAADAVIIATGYKPNSDLARKLSLKITEYGFIETDEYMRTSKVDVFAAGDCVQHRDFLTGKPSRLMLASAAVFDARIAASNLYGLKVIRTNKGSLNAYSTVIGSRAFGSVGITERTAREEGFEIVVGKAESFDRHPAKFADTSKLIVKLIFSQDSKILLGAQVCGGKSIGEIVNILSLGIQKGVTANDLFTMQIGTHPLLTSAPTTYPLTIAAESVL, translated from the coding sequence ATGAGGTACGACGTCGTGGTCGTTGGAGGAGGGCCTGCGGGTCTGGTTGCGGCCTTCACCGCGAAGAAATTTTACAAGGACAAGAAGATACTCGTCGTGAAGAAAATACAGAAAGAGCTTGTTCCGTGTGGAATTCCGTACGTTTTCCACACGCTGAACGGTGTGGAAAGTAACTACATGGGTGTGGAGGAAAGGTTCCAGAAGGCCGGAATAGACCTGCTGATCGACGAAGTGGTGGACGGTGACGTGAGCCAGAAAAAGATTTTCACAGGAAACGGAACAGAAATCGAATACGATAAACTGATCCTCGCAACTGGATCGGTTCCCGCAGTTCCAAAGATACCCGGTGTGGAACTCGAGAACGTGTTCACGGTCTCGAAAGATGCCAACTATCTGAGAACGGTACTGGAAAAGACGAAGAACAGCAAAAACGTGGTCATCATTGGTGGAGGATTCATCGGAGTTGAGGTGGCAGACGAGCTGAAACGCTCTGGAAAGAACGTGGCGATCGTTGAAATGATGGATTGCCTGCTGCCAGTTTCTTTCGATCCCGACTTCGGAGAGCTGGCACGCAAGGAGATCGAGGCAGAAAACGTGAAGGTGTACACGAGCACGAAGGTCGTTGAAATCTTCGGTTCCAAAGTCGTGCAGGGCGTGACGCTCGACAACGGTGAAAGGATCGCTGCGGACGCCGTCATAATCGCGACCGGTTACAAACCCAACAGCGACCTGGCGCGGAAGCTTAGTTTGAAGATCACAGAGTACGGCTTCATAGAGACCGATGAATACATGAGAACATCGAAAGTGGACGTCTTCGCGGCTGGCGATTGTGTCCAGCACAGAGATTTTTTGACCGGCAAACCTTCCAGGCTCATGCTCGCCTCTGCGGCCGTGTTCGACGCCAGGATCGCCGCATCCAACCTTTACGGCCTCAAGGTGATCAGAACGAACAAAGGTTCGCTGAACGCGTACTCCACCGTTATCGGTAGCAGAGCGTTCGGTTCCGTCGGTATAACCGAGAGGACCGCGCGGGAGGAAGGATTCGAGATCGTGGTTGGAAAAGCCGAATCCTTCGACAGGCATCCTGCCAAGTTCGCGGACACGAGCAAACTCATCGTGAAACTCATATTCTCCCAGGACAGCAAGATCCTGCTCGGCGCACAGGTGTGCGGTGGCAAAAGCATTGGAGAGATCGTCAACATACTGAGCCTGGGAATCCAGAAAGGCGTGACGGCGAACGATCTGTTCACGATGCAGATAGGAACACACCCACTGCTCACATCCGCGCCGACGACCTATCCACTCACCATAGCCGCAGAATCCGTTCTGTGA
- a CDS encoding GntR family transcriptional regulator, with protein MLRKVDKHSGIPAYLQIVNQIKAEILLGNLKAGQQLPTVRELETIFDVNINTILKAFDRLKMEGYLVAEQGVGYFVAKELNVDAEIVSAIRELVSKMKSRQFDLYTTLVLIEEVWRNERI; from the coding sequence ATGCTGAGAAAGGTCGACAAGCACAGCGGTATTCCGGCGTATCTTCAGATAGTCAATCAAATAAAGGCCGAGATCCTGCTCGGCAATCTGAAGGCTGGTCAGCAGCTTCCAACCGTCCGGGAACTCGAAACGATCTTCGACGTGAACATAAACACGATTCTGAAGGCCTTTGACAGGTTGAAAATGGAAGGCTACCTGGTGGCTGAACAGGGGGTTGGATATTTCGTGGCGAAGGAACTGAACGTCGATGCCGAGATCGTCTCGGCGATCAGGGAACTGGTTTCCAAAATGAAGTCCAGACAGTTCGACCTGTACACAACCCTGGTCCTCATCGAGGAGGTGTGGAGGAATGAGAGAATTTGA
- a CDS encoding flavodoxin family protein, which translates to MDLLDKLIVYYSWSGNTRKIAQIIKELLGCDIVELEPEQAYPSSYRQTVEEAKKEIRSGYRRPIKTRIDVGKYQLLFLGSPNWWGTLAVPIITFLSQHDLSNKKIAPFFSHGGGGIQNMLEDLKRLCPNSEILQPFVVYGGGKKDLKKDIEAWLKRIQVL; encoded by the coding sequence GTGGACCTTCTGGACAAACTGATCGTTTATTACAGCTGGTCCGGTAACACGCGAAAGATCGCACAGATCATCAAAGAACTGCTCGGTTGTGACATCGTTGAGCTCGAACCCGAACAGGCTTACCCAAGTTCGTACAGACAAACGGTTGAAGAAGCGAAAAAAGAGATCAGATCCGGTTACAGACGGCCCATAAAAACGAGGATCGATGTCGGAAAGTACCAGCTCTTGTTCCTGGGCTCACCCAACTGGTGGGGCACTCTCGCGGTGCCCATCATCACCTTCCTGTCCCAGCACGATCTGTCCAATAAAAAGATCGCACCTTTCTTTTCACACGGTGGTGGGGGCATACAGAACATGCTGGAAGATCTGAAAAGGCTCTGTCCCAACTCAGAGATACTTCAGCCTTTCGTCGTCTACGGGGGTGGGAAGAAAGATCTCAAAAAGGATATCGAAGCGTGGCTTAAAAGGATTCAGGTGCTTTAA
- a CDS encoding ABC transporter ATP-binding protein, with product MIRVEHLRKNFSGKQVLSDVSFSVEPNSILALVGPNGAGKTTTVRCVTGVLKPDGGSITLFDAKFDRVDSHIVKQRIAVVPEERTVFRNFTGSDYAQLWSSLYPGWDESTFSNFVARYGFDLSQKVESYSIGMKTLFLVGLCICSQADLLILDEPTQHLDPTVRLEVMSLLKGYVDDRRSAIVCSHEIFELEEYATHLAIMKEGRIIYADSIDAAKEKHRLIERGETFEKGEIVGLVGQAVLVRTDADIGRFPKLSEIVVGYLAGKSERKLALK from the coding sequence ATGATCCGTGTGGAACATCTGAGAAAGAACTTTTCCGGCAAGCAGGTTCTGAGCGATGTGTCTTTTTCTGTGGAACCGAACAGTATCCTTGCACTCGTTGGTCCGAACGGGGCGGGAAAGACCACGACGGTCCGGTGCGTGACGGGCGTTTTGAAACCGGATGGGGGTTCAATAACTCTGTTCGATGCGAAGTTCGATCGCGTCGATTCGCACATCGTCAAGCAAAGGATCGCGGTGGTTCCAGAAGAGAGGACCGTTTTCAGAAACTTCACTGGCTCGGACTACGCACAGCTGTGGTCGAGTCTTTATCCCGGCTGGGATGAATCGACCTTTTCAAACTTCGTCGCCCGTTACGGGTTCGATCTCTCCCAGAAGGTTGAATCCTACTCCATAGGCATGAAAACGCTGTTTCTGGTCGGCCTGTGCATCTGCAGTCAGGCAGACTTGCTCATACTCGATGAGCCAACCCAGCATCTGGATCCCACCGTGAGACTGGAGGTCATGTCTCTGCTGAAAGGATATGTGGACGATAGAAGATCGGCCATAGTGTGTTCACACGAAATCTTCGAACTCGAAGAGTACGCCACGCACCTGGCAATCATGAAAGAGGGAAGGATCATCTACGCAGATTCCATCGACGCAGCCAAGGAGAAACACAGACTGATCGAAAGGGGAGAAACCTTTGAAAAAGGTGAGATCGTAGGTCTGGTGGGACAGGCGGTGCTGGTTAGAACGGATGCCGACATCGGCAGGTTTCCAAAGCTCAGCGAGATCGTGGTTGGCTATCTGGCAGGCAAATCCGAACGCAAACTCGCACTGAAATGA